The Anolis carolinensis isolate JA03-04 chromosome 2, rAnoCar3.1.pri, whole genome shotgun sequence genome has a window encoding:
- the LOC134296861 gene encoding zinc finger protein 93-like, whose protein sequence is MALVLHKTLDVGKSHLKGKVSVKCVVKHKKFHTGQEPYRCQECGKCFASSSALVRLKRLHTGEKPHQCQECGKCFAESSALLSHKRVHTREKPYKCQECGKCFAFSSALVRHKRVHTREKPYKCQECGKCFAFSSALVRHKRLHTGEKPYQCQECGKCFAFSSNLASHKRLHTGEKPYKCQECGKCFTASSDLVKHKRLHTGEKPYQCQECGKCFAVSSHLARHKRSHTGEKPYKCHECGKCFTQSSALNQHQRTHTG, encoded by the coding sequence ATGgcacttgtgcttcacaagacactcgatgttgggaaaagccatcttaaagggaaagtatctGTAAAATGTGTGGTGAAACACAAGAAATTTCACACGGGTCAGGAACCATacagatgccaagagtgtgggaagtgttttgcttccagttcagccttggtgaggctcaaaagactccacacaggagagaagccacaccaatgtcaggagtgtgggaaatgttttgctgaaagttcagccttgttgagccacaaaagagtccacaccagggagaagccatacaaatgccaggagtgtgggaaatgttttgctttcagttcagccttggtgaggcacaaaagagtccacaccagggagaagccatacaaatgccaggagtgtgggaaatgttttgctttcagttcagccttggtgaggcacaaaagactccacacaggagagaagccataccagtgccaagagtgtgggaaatgttttgctttcagctCAAACTTggcgagccacaaaagactccacacaggagagaagccatacaaatgccaggagtgtgggaaatgttttactgccagttcagacttggtgaaacacaaaagactccacacaggagagaagccataccaatgccaggagtgtgggaaatgttttgctgtcaGTTCACACTTGGCGAGGCACAAAAgaagccacacaggagagaagccatataaatgccatgaatgtggaaaatgttttactcagagttcagcccttaaccagcaccagagaacacataccggctaa